A section of the Effusibacillus pohliae DSM 22757 genome encodes:
- a CDS encoding DUF6147 family protein — protein MARWKRMVIWMFAVGLAALLLQPASGLAAGKKPPAPMEGTPASQPHFGYGSLSFGSFTIQSTQYLQSGETFIGASGTRVTVSGNTQAYTAVDTIAIDLYLQKWDAAQGRWTDVAYVGQFKDYASSFVYGAKDLYVTGGYYYRTRGVHWVNEAGVIEQGGSVSTYIYVQ, from the coding sequence ATGGCCAGGTGGAAACGGATGGTCATCTGGATGTTTGCGGTGGGATTGGCTGCGCTTCTGCTGCAACCGGCAAGCGGCTTGGCGGCCGGGAAAAAACCGCCCGCTCCGATGGAAGGCACGCCGGCCAGCCAGCCGCATTTCGGGTACGGCAGCCTGTCATTCGGTTCATTCACGATTCAATCCACTCAATATTTGCAGAGCGGGGAAACGTTTATCGGAGCTTCCGGCACCCGCGTGACGGTCAGCGGCAACACGCAAGCCTACACGGCGGTGGATACGATCGCGATCGACCTGTATCTGCAAAAGTGGGATGCCGCCCAAGGGAGATGGACGGATGTGGCGTATGTCGGCCAATTTAAGGACTATGCCTCTTCGTTCGTATACGGTGCAAAGGATCTGTATGTAACCGGTGGGTACTACTATCGAACCCGTGGTGTGCACTGGGTGAATGAGGCTGGGGTGATCGAGCAGGGGGGTAGCGTCTCGACCTATATTTATGTGCAGTAA
- a CDS encoding DUF4367 domain-containing protein — protein sequence MATSRKPNLDSLLQELVQEEIRADTPPPVPVSEAWEQVRSRLYGTGRMSGAMFPGRKKAVYAAAVLLALFAATAWLPQQGFAFARLSDIFHRIEGSVVQLFIRSGDPQPKQADTPPDDPSAANARIIEGSEIQSLHMSLEQARQAAGFPIRLPQQVPAEFTLKDVTVLKKRTEKSQEIYLNYAGSQRRFHINEKMTGPQFGAGAFVDRDDTKVEDVTVHGQKAVLLTYKNGVTELIWVTQDTYFSIEGNLTKQEILQIAESL from the coding sequence ATGGCCACTTCACGAAAGCCCAATCTCGATAGTTTGCTGCAGGAACTGGTGCAGGAGGAAATCCGCGCCGACACGCCGCCCCCCGTGCCGGTATCGGAAGCGTGGGAACAGGTGCGGAGCCGTCTGTACGGAACCGGCCGGATGTCCGGGGCGATGTTTCCCGGGCGAAAAAAAGCGGTCTACGCCGCCGCCGTGTTGCTGGCCCTATTCGCGGCAACCGCCTGGCTGCCGCAGCAGGGGTTCGCATTCGCCCGGTTGTCCGACATTTTCCACCGCATCGAAGGGTCTGTCGTGCAGTTGTTTATCAGGTCGGGGGATCCGCAACCAAAACAGGCGGATACGCCGCCGGACGATCCATCCGCTGCCAATGCCAGGATCATCGAAGGGTCGGAAATTCAATCGCTGCACATGAGCCTGGAACAAGCGCGGCAAGCCGCCGGGTTCCCGATCCGGCTACCGCAGCAGGTGCCTGCCGAATTCACACTGAAAGACGTGACGGTACTGAAAAAACGGACGGAAAAAAGCCAGGAAATCTACCTGAACTACGCAGGATCTCAGAGACGGTTCCACATCAACGAAAAAATGACAGGGCCGCAATTTGGCGCCGGAGCGTTTGTCGACCGGGACGATACGAAAGTGGAAGATGTCACCGTACACGGGCAGAAAGCAGTTCTGCTGACATACAAAAACGGGGTGACCGAGCTGATCTGGGTGACACAGGATACCTACTTTTCAATCGAAGGCAACCTCACCAAACAGGAGATTCTGCAGATCGCAGAATCTCTCTGA
- a CDS encoding RNA polymerase sigma factor, with amino-acid sequence MIKSLLAKLRKKDTQSERILFEMFYQRVYNTAYLMVRDPHLAQDIVQETFLKAFSQIHKLKDGNKMEAWLISIATRTALDHLRKIKRRTDFVADDVYINEMASQHEFQLPVETIVEQNIIKEILREELAKLKPEYTQVLILKYGYEWKEQAIADALNVSVSTVKTRLRRARQVLKLAVEKRWNEREGDSNGHFTKAQSR; translated from the coding sequence TTGATCAAGAGCCTGCTTGCCAAACTGCGCAAAAAAGACACACAATCCGAGCGAATTCTATTCGAAATGTTTTACCAGCGGGTGTACAACACCGCCTATTTGATGGTCAGGGATCCGCACCTCGCCCAGGACATCGTGCAGGAAACATTCTTGAAAGCGTTCAGCCAGATCCACAAACTGAAAGACGGCAACAAAATGGAAGCCTGGCTGATCAGCATCGCCACCCGGACGGCGCTCGACCATCTGCGAAAAATAAAAAGACGAACCGATTTTGTCGCAGATGACGTCTATATAAATGAGATGGCTTCACAACACGAATTCCAGCTGCCGGTGGAGACGATCGTTGAACAGAACATCATAAAAGAGATATTGCGGGAGGAACTGGCAAAGCTGAAACCGGAATACACACAGGTTCTGATTTTGAAATACGGGTATGAGTGGAAAGAACAAGCAATCGCCGACGCGTTGAACGTCAGTGTCAGCACGGTCAAAACGCGGCTTCGCCGGGCCAGACAGGTATTGAAACTGGCCGTTGAAAAACGGTGGAATGAGAGGGAAGGTGATTCGAATGGCCACTTCACGAAAGCCCAATCTCGATAG
- the purE gene encoding 5-(carboxyamino)imidazole ribonucleotide mutase, whose product MQTPLVGVIMGSQSDWETMREACTILDELAVPYEKKVVSAHRTPDLMFEYAETAVERGLEVIIAGAGGAAHLPGMVAAKTVLPVIGVPVKSAALNGLDSLLSIVQMPAGVPVATVAIGKAGAANAGLLAAQILAATRPELRQRLERRRADMRQRVIESGDLT is encoded by the coding sequence ATGCAAACACCGCTGGTGGGCGTGATCATGGGCAGCCAGTCGGACTGGGAAACGATGCGCGAGGCGTGCACGATCCTGGATGAATTGGCGGTTCCTTACGAGAAAAAAGTGGTCTCGGCGCATCGGACGCCGGATCTGATGTTTGAATATGCGGAGACAGCGGTGGAGCGCGGTTTGGAAGTGATCATTGCCGGTGCGGGAGGAGCGGCCCATCTGCCGGGCATGGTGGCGGCGAAGACGGTGCTGCCGGTGATCGGCGTCCCGGTAAAATCGGCCGCGCTGAACGGGCTGGATTCGCTGCTGTCCATCGTTCAGATGCCGGCGGGCGTGCCGGTGGCAACGGTGGCGATCGGCAAGGCGGGAGCTGCCAATGCGGGTTTGCTGGCGGCTCAGATTTTGGCTGCCACCCGACCGGAACTCCGGCAGCGGCTGGAAAGACGGCGGGCGGACATGCGGCAGCGGGTAATCGAAAGCGGGGATCTCACATGA
- the purK gene encoding 5-(carboxyamino)imidazole ribonucleotide synthase, with protein sequence MTDRTICVSGEGQAGCLQQEQRLGEKERQAEDEYTGRNKRSAQVDGRTPRQILPGATIGILGGGQLGRMIALKAREMGYRIVTLDPAADSPCGQVADVAFTGPLDDLAIAREMARVSDVLTYEFENVSDELVQVLQREAYLPQGGEILRTTRHRIREKTALQAIGIPVAPWRPVGSREELRQAVAELGLPAVLKTATGGYDGKGQYVLGELSDIEKAWQTLGSAGRADWSKEETGVETQSAASGSELVLEGWVDFAKELSVIAARNPNGEVRTFPTAENIHRENILHQSIVPARIPAETDRAAQELAKRIAEELDVVGLIAVEMFWQEGSLLVNELAPRPHNSGHYTIDACATSQFEQHVRAICNLPLGETRLLTPVVMVNILGEHVEPVLAKANRLGDGIKLHLYGKAEAKRKRKMGHLNVLGRTVEEALAKIEQLGIWNG encoded by the coding sequence ATGACCGATCGGACGATATGCGTTTCAGGCGAAGGACAGGCCGGGTGTTTACAACAAGAGCAGCGGCTTGGCGAGAAGGAGCGTCAGGCGGAGGATGAGTACACGGGGCGGAACAAGCGATCGGCTCAAGTTGATGGGCGGACGCCCCGGCAGATTCTCCCCGGTGCCACCATCGGCATCCTTGGCGGCGGTCAATTGGGCCGGATGATCGCCCTGAAAGCCCGCGAGATGGGCTATCGGATCGTCACCCTCGATCCGGCTGCCGACTCGCCGTGCGGGCAGGTGGCCGATGTGGCGTTCACCGGGCCGCTCGACGATTTGGCGATCGCCCGCGAGATGGCGCGCGTTTCTGATGTCCTCACCTATGAGTTTGAAAACGTGAGCGACGAGTTGGTGCAGGTATTGCAGCGGGAAGCATACCTGCCGCAAGGAGGAGAGATTCTCCGGACGACCCGCCACCGGATCCGGGAAAAAACGGCACTGCAGGCGATCGGTATCCCGGTGGCTCCCTGGCGGCCGGTCGGTTCGCGCGAGGAATTGCGGCAGGCGGTGGCGGAACTGGGGCTGCCGGCCGTATTGAAGACGGCGACCGGCGGCTATGACGGAAAAGGGCAGTACGTCCTGGGAGAGCTGTCCGACATCGAAAAAGCCTGGCAGACACTGGGCAGTGCAGGACGGGCGGACTGGTCGAAGGAAGAGACCGGAGTCGAGACCCAGTCAGCCGCAAGCGGGTCGGAGCTGGTGCTGGAGGGGTGGGTCGATTTTGCCAAGGAACTGTCGGTGATCGCCGCCCGCAACCCGAACGGCGAAGTCCGCACGTTTCCGACGGCGGAAAACATCCATCGTGAAAATATTTTGCATCAATCGATCGTGCCGGCGCGGATCCCTGCAGAAACCGATCGGGCGGCGCAGGAGCTGGCCAAACGGATCGCGGAAGAACTGGACGTGGTCGGCCTGATCGCCGTCGAGATGTTCTGGCAGGAAGGCAGCCTGCTGGTCAACGAACTGGCACCGCGTCCGCACAATTCGGGCCATTACACGATCGATGCCTGTGCGACCTCCCAGTTTGAGCAGCATGTGCGAGCGATCTGCAATCTGCCGCTGGGCGAAACGCGGCTGTTAACGCCGGTTGTCATGGTCAACATCCTCGGCGAACATGTGGAGCCGGTGCTGGCCAAGGCCAACCGGCTGGGCGACGGGATCAAGCTCCACCTGTATGGCAAAGCCGAGGCCAAGCGGAAGCGAAAAATGGGGCATCTCAACGTGCTGGGGCGAACGGTCGAAGAGGCACTGGCGAAGATCGAACAGCTCGGGATTTGGAACGGTTGA
- the purB gene encoding adenylosuccinate lyase — MAIKAVSPLDGRYREQLAGLENYVSEWALIKHRVHVEVEWLVKMSETAEIRDVRPFTQQETEFLRRLASDFDEAAALEVKEIEATTKHDVKAVEYYIKRRIRQTTLADVAEFVHFCCTSEDINNLAYGLMIQGAIRQIWLPLAEKLAEAVADFADQTRDVPMLAHTHGQPASPTTVGKELAVFVRRWQRQLAQIRNLEYLGKFNGAVGNFNAHVAAYPDASWEEIARSFVEGLGLTYNPLTTQIESHDYLAEAFMAIARFNSIAIDFDRDIWSYISFGYFKQQAVAGEVGSSTMPHKVNPIHFENSEANLGMSNAVLEHLALKLPVSRMQRDLTDSSALRNIGVGIAHSCIAIQGALRGLKQLSVNEQALAKDLDENWEVIGEAVQTVMRKNGHENPYEKLKDLTRGVKVDADVMRSFIEGLELPADDKARLLAMTPATYTGLASKLLRHIGK, encoded by the coding sequence ATGGCGATAAAAGCAGTCTCCCCACTGGACGGCCGCTATCGGGAACAGTTGGCCGGCCTGGAAAACTACGTATCGGAATGGGCGCTGATCAAGCACCGCGTGCACGTGGAAGTCGAGTGGCTGGTCAAGATGTCGGAAACTGCGGAGATCCGGGATGTGCGCCCGTTTACGCAGCAGGAGACCGAGTTTCTGCGGCGGCTGGCGTCCGATTTTGATGAGGCGGCCGCGCTGGAAGTGAAGGAAATCGAGGCGACCACCAAGCATGACGTAAAAGCGGTGGAGTACTACATCAAGCGGCGGATCAGGCAAACGACGCTGGCGGACGTGGCGGAGTTCGTGCATTTTTGCTGCACGTCGGAAGACATCAACAACCTGGCTTACGGTTTGATGATACAGGGCGCCATCCGGCAGATCTGGCTGCCGCTGGCGGAAAAATTGGCGGAGGCAGTGGCCGACTTTGCCGATCAGACGAGAGACGTGCCGATGCTTGCGCATACGCATGGGCAGCCGGCCAGTCCGACCACGGTCGGGAAGGAACTGGCCGTTTTTGTCCGCAGATGGCAGCGGCAGTTGGCGCAGATTCGCAATCTGGAGTACCTCGGCAAGTTTAACGGCGCGGTCGGTAACTTCAACGCGCACGTCGCGGCCTATCCGGACGCTTCGTGGGAAGAGATTGCCCGCTCGTTTGTCGAGGGATTGGGATTGACCTATAACCCGCTGACGACACAGATCGAGTCGCACGATTATCTGGCGGAAGCGTTCATGGCGATCGCCCGCTTCAACAGCATCGCGATCGATTTTGACCGGGACATCTGGTCGTATATCTCGTTCGGCTACTTCAAACAGCAGGCGGTCGCGGGGGAGGTCGGCTCGTCGACGATGCCGCACAAGGTGAACCCGATCCATTTTGAAAACTCGGAAGCGAACCTCGGCATGAGCAACGCCGTGCTGGAACATCTGGCGCTGAAACTTCCCGTATCGCGTATGCAGCGCGATCTCACCGATTCCTCCGCCTTGCGCAACATCGGGGTCGGCATCGCCCATTCCTGCATCGCCATCCAGGGAGCGCTGCGCGGGCTGAAACAACTGTCGGTCAACGAACAGGCGCTGGCGAAGGATCTGGACGAAAATTGGGAAGTGATCGGCGAAGCGGTGCAGACCGTGATGCGCAAGAACGGGCATGAGAATCCTTACGAGAAACTGAAAGACCTGACCCGCGGCGTGAAAGTGGACGCCGACGTGATGCGCTCCTTTATCGAGGGATTGGAACTGCCGGCTGATGACAAAGCCCGCCTGCTGGCGATGACACCGGCCACGTACACCGGACTCGCAAGCAAGCTGCTGCGTCATATCGGCAAGTAA
- the purC gene encoding phosphoribosylaminoimidazolesuccinocarboxamide synthase gives MPVKGELLYEGKAKKVYLTDQADQVIVAYKDDATAFNGEKRGTIAGKGEMNNRIASIFFRMLEAKGIATHYIGTLSEREMLVKKVRILPLEVVVRNIAAGSLAKRIGWEEGTILPKTVVEFYYKNDELGDPLVNRSHIEVLQLATPEQVQQLEELGRQINVYLKGFLADKNLLLVDFKLEFGIDVDGNLLLADEISPDTCRFWDADTKERLDKDRFRRDLGAVEEAYEEILRRLGGYER, from the coding sequence ATGCCGGTGAAAGGCGAGCTGTTGTACGAAGGGAAAGCGAAAAAGGTGTACCTGACGGATCAAGCGGATCAGGTGATCGTTGCGTACAAGGACGATGCGACAGCGTTTAACGGCGAGAAGAGAGGGACAATCGCCGGCAAAGGGGAGATGAACAACCGGATCGCTTCGATTTTTTTCCGGATGCTGGAAGCGAAAGGGATTGCCACCCATTACATCGGCACCTTATCGGAACGGGAGATGCTCGTCAAAAAAGTGCGGATCCTGCCGCTCGAAGTGGTGGTCCGCAATATCGCCGCCGGCTCGCTCGCAAAGCGGATCGGCTGGGAAGAGGGGACGATCCTGCCGAAGACGGTGGTGGAATTTTATTACAAAAACGATGAGTTGGGAGACCCGCTGGTCAACCGGTCGCACATCGAGGTGCTGCAACTGGCTACACCGGAACAGGTGCAGCAGCTGGAGGAATTGGGACGGCAGATCAACGTCTATTTGAAAGGATTTCTGGCCGACAAAAATCTGCTTTTGGTCGATTTCAAGCTGGAATTCGGCATCGACGTGGACGGCAACCTGCTGTTGGCGGATGAGATTTCGCCTGACACCTGCCGGTTCTGGGATGCGGACACGAAGGAGCGGCTCGACAAAGACCGGTTCCGCCGCGATCTGGGAGCGGTCGAGGAAGCGTACGAGGAAATTTTGCGACGACTGGGAGGATATGAGCGATGA
- the purS gene encoding phosphoribosylformylglycinamidine synthase subunit PurS codes for MILAKIHVTLKPSVLDPQGSAVTKSLHALGYDEVEDVRIGKFMEVKVNTNDRKTAEERITEMCEKLLVNTVIESYTFELTEV; via the coding sequence ATGATCCTGGCAAAAATTCATGTCACACTGAAGCCGTCCGTGCTCGATCCGCAAGGGTCGGCCGTCACCAAGTCGCTGCATGCGCTTGGCTATGACGAGGTGGAGGACGTGCGGATCGGCAAGTTCATGGAAGTGAAAGTAAACACGAACGACCGAAAGACGGCGGAAGAACGCATCACCGAAATGTGCGAAAAGCTGCTCGTCAACACGGTGATCGAGTCTTACACCTTCGAATTGACGGAGGTGTGA
- the purQ gene encoding phosphoribosylformylglycinamidine synthase subunit PurQ, whose translation MKFAVIVFPGSNCDVDAVKAVEDVLGEPVEMVWHHATDLSGYDCIVLPGGFSYGDYLRCGAIARFSPVMEEVKKAAADGRLVIGICNGFQILTESGLLPGALRRNNHLQFNCEISPLVVENADTPFTRDYKQGQVIRIPIAHGEGNYYVDDETLKKLQANNQIVFRYSGKNPNGSVDNIAGICNEAGNVLGMMPHPERAVHDWLGSSDGRALFTSILRNWREKHGA comes from the coding sequence GTGAAATTTGCGGTGATTGTGTTTCCTGGCTCCAACTGTGACGTCGATGCGGTGAAAGCGGTGGAGGATGTGCTGGGCGAACCGGTGGAGATGGTGTGGCACCATGCGACCGACCTGTCCGGTTATGACTGCATTGTGCTGCCGGGCGGATTTTCCTACGGCGACTATCTGCGCTGCGGAGCGATCGCCCGCTTCTCGCCGGTGATGGAAGAAGTCAAGAAAGCGGCGGCCGACGGCCGGCTGGTGATCGGCATCTGCAACGGATTCCAGATTCTGACCGAATCCGGCTTGCTGCCGGGGGCGCTCAGGCGCAACAACCATCTGCAGTTCAACTGCGAGATCTCCCCGCTGGTGGTGGAGAACGCCGATACCCCTTTTACCCGGGACTACAAACAAGGGCAAGTGATCCGCATCCCGATCGCGCACGGCGAAGGCAACTATTACGTGGATGACGAGACGCTCAAGAAGTTGCAGGCGAACAACCAGATTGTGTTTCGCTATTCCGGCAAAAATCCGAACGGTTCGGTCGACAACATCGCCGGCATCTGCAACGAAGCGGGCAATGTGCTGGGTATGATGCCTCACCCGGAACGGGCGGTGCACGACTGGCTCGGCTCAAGCGACGGCCGTGCGCTCTTTACATCGATTTTGCGGAACTGGAGGGAAAAGCACGGTGCCTAA
- the purL gene encoding phosphoribosylformylglycinamidine synthase subunit PurL, translated as MPNTAKQETVRQEPTPQQIVDEKIYRTFGLTDDEYQKIVQLLGRQPNYVETGIFSVMWSEHCSYKSSKPVLKRFPTSGPRVLQGPGENAGIVDIGGNHAVVFKIESHNHPSAIEPYQGAATGVGGIIRDVFTMGARPIALLNSLRFGPIENSARNRYLFGHVVEGIAGYGNCIGIPTVAGEVVFDERYTHNPLVNAMCVGIIDKDKITKGKASGVGNPVMVVGARTGRDGIHGATFASAEDPHAKERSAVQVGDPFMEKLLLEACLELIATGAVVGIQDMGAAGMTSSSSEMASRAGSGIELDVALVPRREEGMTPYEIMLSESQERMLVVMERGKEAVAQAIFKKWGLEATVIGRVTDDGMLRVKEGAQVVAEIPVSALVDDAPVYNRPAKRPAYLDETEPFDINSLPVPNDLNETLHTLLRQPTIASKEWVYRQYDYMVRTSTAVRPGSDAAVVTIRGTRKALAMKTDGNGRYVYLDPETGGKLAIAEAARNVVCTGAEPLAVTDCLNYSNPEKPEVFYQFEKSVDGMAEACRVLETPVISGNVSLYNETNGIDIYPTPIIGMVGLVHDVDHITTSDWKEEGNVLYVTGVTNPDIGGSEYLKAVHGRVAGKPPAIDLALEKSVQRFTLAAIQQGLVRSAHDCADGGLAVALAESAIAGGKGAVVELAIGDAAATTGSDAAGSVTQPAGAGKAGEGAATTVSTPQAVGFAPGLRPDFALFAESPSRIILEASPAQAETLERLAREHNVPLTRIGRVEGAKLVIRVNGETVVDEQVERLASTWKGAIPCIMQ; from the coding sequence GTGCCTAATACAGCGAAGCAGGAAACGGTTCGGCAGGAACCGACCCCGCAGCAGATCGTCGACGAGAAAATCTATCGCACATTCGGACTGACGGATGACGAATATCAAAAAATCGTTCAGCTGCTGGGACGGCAGCCCAACTATGTGGAGACCGGTATCTTTTCCGTCATGTGGTCGGAACATTGTTCGTACAAAAGCTCGAAACCGGTGTTGAAGCGGTTTCCCACATCCGGTCCGCGGGTGCTGCAGGGTCCCGGCGAAAACGCCGGCATCGTCGACATCGGTGGCAACCACGCCGTCGTCTTCAAGATCGAATCGCACAACCATCCGTCCGCGATTGAACCGTATCAGGGGGCTGCCACCGGTGTCGGCGGCATTATTCGCGACGTGTTCACGATGGGCGCCCGGCCGATCGCGCTGCTCAACTCGCTGCGCTTCGGCCCGATCGAAAACAGTGCGCGCAACCGATATCTGTTCGGCCATGTGGTGGAAGGCATCGCCGGCTACGGAAACTGCATCGGCATTCCGACCGTTGCCGGGGAGGTTGTGTTCGACGAACGGTACACGCACAACCCGCTGGTCAACGCGATGTGCGTGGGGATTATCGACAAGGACAAGATTACGAAAGGCAAGGCGTCGGGCGTTGGCAATCCGGTGATGGTGGTCGGAGCCCGCACGGGCCGCGACGGGATCCACGGGGCGACGTTCGCGTCGGCGGAAGACCCGCATGCGAAAGAACGTTCCGCCGTGCAGGTCGGCGATCCGTTCATGGAAAAATTGCTGCTGGAAGCCTGCCTGGAACTGATTGCAACGGGAGCGGTCGTCGGCATCCAGGACATGGGCGCCGCCGGCATGACCTCTTCCTCGTCCGAGATGGCTTCCCGCGCGGGCTCCGGGATTGAACTGGATGTGGCGCTCGTCCCCCGCCGCGAGGAAGGAATGACGCCGTACGAGATCATGCTGTCCGAATCGCAGGAACGGATGCTGGTGGTGATGGAACGAGGAAAGGAGGCGGTCGCGCAAGCGATCTTCAAAAAATGGGGACTGGAAGCGACCGTCATCGGCCGCGTCACGGACGACGGCATGCTGCGGGTGAAGGAAGGCGCGCAGGTGGTGGCGGAAATACCCGTATCGGCGCTGGTCGATGACGCGCCCGTCTACAATCGTCCTGCGAAGCGGCCCGCCTATCTGGACGAGACGGAACCTTTCGATATAAACAGCCTGCCGGTTCCGAACGACCTGAACGAGACGCTGCACACGCTGCTCCGCCAGCCGACGATCGCCTCGAAAGAGTGGGTGTACCGGCAGTATGACTATATGGTACGGACGTCGACAGCCGTTCGTCCCGGATCGGATGCGGCAGTCGTGACGATTCGCGGCACGCGTAAAGCGCTGGCGATGAAAACGGACGGCAATGGCCGATACGTCTACCTCGATCCGGAAACGGGCGGCAAGCTGGCGATTGCGGAAGCGGCCCGCAATGTGGTCTGTACGGGGGCGGAGCCGCTGGCGGTGACCGACTGCCTGAACTATTCCAACCCGGAAAAGCCGGAGGTCTTCTATCAATTCGAAAAATCGGTCGATGGCATGGCGGAAGCGTGCCGCGTGCTGGAAACGCCGGTGATTTCCGGTAACGTATCGCTCTACAACGAAACGAATGGAATCGACATCTACCCGACCCCGATCATCGGCATGGTCGGTCTGGTACACGACGTTGACCATATCACCACCTCCGACTGGAAAGAGGAAGGCAATGTCCTCTATGTAACGGGAGTGACCAATCCGGATATCGGAGGATCGGAATATCTAAAGGCGGTGCACGGCCGGGTGGCAGGCAAACCGCCCGCAATCGACCTTGCATTGGAAAAATCGGTGCAGCGCTTCACGCTCGCCGCGATTCAACAGGGACTCGTCCGCTCGGCGCACGACTGCGCGGATGGCGGTTTGGCAGTGGCGCTGGCGGAATCGGCAATCGCCGGCGGTAAGGGAGCGGTGGTCGAACTGGCGATTGGCGATGCGGCGGCGACCACGGGATCCGACGCTGCTGGTTCGGTGACGCAGCCGGCGGGTGCAGGGAAAGCGGGCGAGGGAGCGGCCACCACAGTATCGACGCCACAGGCGGTCGGATTTGCGCCGGGGCTGCGGCCCGATTTTGCCCTGTTCGCAGAAAGTCCGTCCCGCATCATTCTGGAAGCATCGCCCGCGCAGGCGGAAACACTGGAACGGTTGGCCCGCGAGCACAATGTTCCGCTGACCCGCATCGGCCGCGTGGAAGGCGCAAAACTGGTGATCCGCGTCAATGGCGAAACGGTGGTTGACGAGCAGGTGGAACGGTTGGCAAGCACATGGAAAGGAGCCATCCCATGCATCATGCAATGA
- the purF gene encoding amidophosphoribosyltransferase, whose amino-acid sequence MHHAMMSDKWHEECGVFGIFGHDKAAELTYYGLYALQHRGQESAGIATVDGRKMYSHKGMGLVAEVFDQDVLRSLKGHAAIGHVRYSTTGDSSVANAQPLTFGFQRGNMALAHNGNLINAHQIHGRLERQGSIFQTTSDTEVVAHLIAKSGLPTIEESIKESLSVVKGAYAFLILTDDKLLAMRDPHGLRPMALGQFEGAYVVASETCAFDTIGAEYIRDIEPGEMLVIDRDGMRSERFASVGKTAMCTFEYIYFARPDSDIDGFNVHSVRKKLGKLLAEEHPVDADVVIGVPESSISAAIGYAEATGIPYEIGLIKNKYIGRTFIQPSQELRERGVKLKLSAVRGVVDGKRVVLIDDSIVRGTTSKRIVQMLREAGAKEVHLRISSPPVTHGCFYGIDTSAREELIAANKSIEEIREYIGADSLAYLSEAKMMQAFGVEDLSQHKYCNACFTGRYPTEIYEGLQKHVLER is encoded by the coding sequence ATGCATCATGCAATGATGTCTGACAAATGGCACGAAGAGTGCGGCGTGTTTGGGATCTTCGGGCATGACAAGGCGGCCGAGCTGACCTACTACGGTCTTTACGCCCTGCAGCACCGCGGGCAGGAGAGCGCCGGCATCGCCACGGTCGACGGCCGCAAAATGTATTCCCATAAGGGCATGGGGCTTGTGGCCGAGGTGTTTGACCAGGACGTGCTGCGATCGCTGAAAGGGCATGCGGCGATCGGACATGTGCGCTACTCGACGACCGGCGATTCCTCCGTTGCCAACGCGCAGCCGCTGACGTTCGGTTTCCAGCGGGGCAACATGGCGCTCGCGCACAACGGCAATCTGATCAACGCCCATCAGATCCATGGCCGGCTGGAGCGGCAGGGCAGCATTTTCCAAACCACCAGCGACACCGAGGTCGTCGCCCATCTGATCGCCAAGTCGGGGCTGCCGACGATCGAGGAGAGCATCAAGGAATCGCTGTCGGTCGTGAAAGGCGCGTACGCATTTTTGATTCTGACCGACGACAAGCTGCTCGCCATGCGCGATCCGCACGGACTGCGGCCGATGGCGCTGGGCCAGTTTGAGGGGGCGTATGTGGTCGCTTCTGAAACCTGCGCCTTCGATACGATCGGCGCGGAATACATCCGGGACATCGAACCGGGCGAGATGCTGGTCATCGACCGCGACGGCATGCGGTCCGAGCGATTCGCCAGCGTCGGCAAAACGGCCATGTGCACGTTCGAGTATATTTATTTCGCCCGTCCCGATTCGGACATTGACGGGTTCAACGTGCACTCCGTCCGTAAAAAATTGGGCAAACTGCTGGCGGAAGAACATCCGGTCGACGCAGACGTGGTGATCGGCGTTCCCGAGTCTTCGATTTCGGCCGCGATCGGCTATGCAGAAGCGACCGGGATTCCGTACGAGATCGGCTTGATCAAGAACAAGTACATCGGCCGGACGTTCATCCAACCCAGCCAGGAACTGCGCGAACGGGGCGTGAAGCTGAAGCTGTCAGCCGTCCGCGGGGTGGTGGACGGCAAGCGGGTCGTGCTGATCGATGATTCAATCGTGCGCGGCACGACTTCCAAGCGGATCGTCCAAATGCTGCGGGAAGCGGGAGCGAAAGAGGTTCACCTGCGCATCTCCTCGCCTCCGGTCACGCACGGCTGCTTCTACGGCATCGACACGTCCGCCCGGGAAGAGCTGATCGCGGCCAACAAATCGATCGAGGAGATCCGCGAATACATCGGTGCCGATTCATTGGCCTACCTGTCGGAAGCGAAGATGATGCAGGCGTTCGGCGTGGAGGACTTGTCCCAGCACAAATATTGCAACGCCTGTTTCACCGGGCGGTATCCGACCGAGATCTATGAAGGCCTGCAAAAACATGTGTTGGAAAGGTAG